In one Pseudarthrobacter sp. NBSH8 genomic region, the following are encoded:
- a CDS encoding ABC transporter substrate-binding protein → MISLSPAAPRLAKLTALSVGVAFLATACGGTSTPSATETTTSATGISCPAPSAAPESTAQASGGGAVPPATTITETPLKIGSLLPTTGSLAFLGPPEIAGVNLGIKEVNDAGGVLGQPVEVIHRDSGDTKTDIATQSTSALLGQGVSAIIGAASSGVSKTVINQIIGAGVIQFSPANTSPDFTTWDDKGLYWRTAPSDVLQGKVLGNYMATCGAQTVGMIVLNDAYGTGLASNVKSAFEAAGGKVVAEELFNEGDSQFSSQVDKVIAAKPDAIALITFDQAKSIVPLMTGKGVKPTQMFLVDGNTSDYSKDFEAGTLKGAQGTIPGTFAKDAFKQKLLAIDPALKDYSYAGESYDAVNLIALAAEAAKSTNGVEIAKQLKAVSETGEKCNSFASCVTLLRNGKDIDYDGQSGPVTFSDAGDPTEAYIGIYEYQDDNKYAPSKEEFGKL, encoded by the coding sequence ATGATTTCACTTTCCCCGGCGGCACCCCGTCTTGCCAAGCTCACAGCGCTTAGCGTCGGCGTCGCCTTTCTGGCCACGGCCTGTGGTGGTACCTCCACTCCGAGCGCGACAGAAACCACCACGTCAGCAACTGGGATCTCCTGCCCCGCTCCCAGCGCGGCTCCCGAAAGCACTGCGCAGGCCAGCGGTGGAGGCGCTGTTCCGCCGGCCACAACCATCACGGAAACGCCGCTCAAGATCGGTTCCCTGCTACCCACCACCGGATCGCTGGCTTTCCTTGGGCCGCCTGAAATTGCCGGCGTCAATCTTGGCATCAAGGAAGTCAACGATGCCGGGGGCGTCCTGGGCCAGCCTGTGGAAGTGATACACCGCGACTCCGGCGACACCAAGACAGATATCGCCACGCAGTCCACCAGTGCGCTTCTCGGCCAGGGCGTTAGCGCCATCATCGGCGCGGCGTCTTCCGGTGTCTCCAAGACGGTCATCAACCAGATCATCGGTGCCGGCGTTATCCAGTTCTCACCTGCCAACACCTCCCCGGATTTCACCACTTGGGATGACAAGGGCCTTTACTGGCGTACAGCACCCTCGGATGTGCTGCAGGGTAAGGTCTTGGGCAATTATATGGCTACGTGTGGTGCACAGACGGTCGGCATGATCGTACTTAACGACGCCTACGGAACCGGTCTGGCCAGCAACGTCAAATCCGCCTTCGAAGCGGCCGGCGGCAAGGTGGTTGCCGAGGAGCTGTTCAATGAGGGCGACTCCCAGTTCAGCAGCCAGGTGGACAAGGTCATCGCGGCCAAGCCCGACGCAATTGCACTGATCACCTTCGACCAGGCCAAGAGCATTGTGCCGCTGATGACGGGCAAGGGTGTCAAGCCCACCCAAATGTTCCTTGTAGACGGCAACACCTCCGACTACAGCAAGGATTTCGAGGCCGGGACGTTGAAGGGCGCCCAGGGAACCATCCCGGGCACGTTCGCCAAGGATGCGTTCAAGCAGAAACTGCTTGCCATTGATCCGGCCCTGAAGGACTACAGCTACGCAGGTGAATCCTACGATGCTGTAAACCTGATTGCACTTGCCGCTGAGGCAGCCAAGAGCACCAATGGCGTTGAAATTGCCAAGCAGCTCAAAGCAGTCTCGGAGACGGGTGAGAAGTGCAACAGCTTCGCTTCCTGCGTCACGCTGCTTCGCAACGGCAAGGACATCGACTACGACGGCCAGTCAGGTCCGGTGACCTTCTCCGATGCCGGCGACCCGACGGAAGCCTACATCGGCATCTACGAGTACCAGGACGACAATAAGTACGCACCGTCCAAGGAAGAATTCGGCAAGCTGTAA
- a CDS encoding ABC transporter ATP-binding protein, translating to MSATSAAPAASSAGSQDSVVKVTDLVAGYLPGVNILNGCSIEARKGELIGIIGPNGAGKSTLLKAMFGLVKVHSGTVVVRGQDITGLKANKLVTKGVGFVPQNNNVFATLTIEENMQMGMFQRPKDFAERFDFVTSLFPELGKRRAQRAGSLSGGERQMVAMGRALMMEPAVLLLDEPSAGLSPVKQDETFLRVHEINRAGVSVIMVEQNARRCLQICDRAYVLDQGRDAYTGTGRELMKDPKVIQLYLGTLADEV from the coding sequence ATGAGTGCTACAAGCGCGGCTCCGGCCGCAAGCAGTGCAGGCTCCCAGGACTCCGTAGTTAAGGTGACGGACCTTGTCGCTGGCTACCTTCCGGGTGTGAACATCCTGAATGGCTGCAGCATCGAAGCCCGCAAGGGTGAACTGATCGGCATTATTGGTCCTAACGGTGCCGGCAAATCGACGCTTCTCAAGGCCATGTTCGGTCTGGTGAAAGTCCATTCGGGCACAGTTGTGGTGCGTGGCCAGGACATCACCGGGCTCAAAGCCAACAAGTTGGTGACCAAGGGCGTGGGATTCGTCCCGCAAAACAATAATGTGTTCGCCACGCTGACTATCGAAGAGAACATGCAGATGGGCATGTTCCAGCGCCCCAAAGACTTCGCCGAGCGGTTTGATTTTGTGACCAGCCTGTTCCCCGAGCTCGGCAAGCGCCGGGCCCAGCGGGCCGGGTCGCTCTCCGGCGGCGAACGCCAGATGGTGGCCATGGGCCGGGCGCTGATGATGGAGCCCGCAGTCCTGCTCCTTGATGAGCCCTCCGCAGGCCTCTCTCCCGTCAAGCAGGACGAAACCTTCCTGCGGGTGCACGAGATCAACCGGGCAGGCGTCTCGGTGATCATGGTGGAACAGAATGCCCGCCGTTGCCTCCAGATCTGCGACCGCGCCTATGTGCTTGACCAAGGCAGGGACGCTTACACCGGAACCGGCCGGGAACTGATGAAGGACCCAAAGGTGATCCAGCTCTACCTGGGTACCTTGGCTGACGAGGTCTAG
- a CDS encoding ABC transporter ATP-binding protein, giving the protein MSTHSEEPRPSEEINYMTDTRPIAAGDSAPGCRKRDPIVVAENVTRSFGGINAVDVEYLEIPRHKITALIGPNGAGKTTLFNLLTGFDMPNSGKWQFEGHSLAGVSPYKVARMGMVRTFQLTKVMGKLTVMENMRLGGSEQPGERLSKALFKGLWGGREKEITAQANVLLEKFKLDTKKDDYAASLSGGQRKLLEMARSLMVRPKLVMLDEPMAGVNPALTQSLLDHIKNLKAEGMTVLFVEHDMNMVRHIADWVVVMAEGKIVAEGPPGEVMKNPAVIDAYLGAHHDVDLGDTEGIKELAAELVADKESIVGTENAGIIAIDVVAAEPDEARHKGKDSE; this is encoded by the coding sequence ATGAGCACGCATAGCGAAGAACCCCGCCCGTCGGAGGAAATTAACTACATGACGGACACGCGTCCGATCGCCGCCGGGGACTCCGCTCCCGGCTGCAGGAAGCGCGATCCGATCGTGGTGGCGGAAAACGTCACCCGCAGCTTCGGCGGCATCAACGCTGTCGACGTCGAATACCTGGAGATCCCGCGGCACAAGATCACAGCGCTGATAGGCCCGAACGGTGCAGGTAAGACCACCCTCTTCAATCTGCTGACCGGATTCGACATGCCGAACTCGGGCAAATGGCAGTTCGAAGGCCACAGCCTTGCCGGCGTTTCACCTTACAAAGTGGCACGTATGGGGATGGTGAGGACCTTCCAGCTGACCAAGGTCATGGGAAAGCTCACCGTCATGGAGAACATGCGGCTCGGCGGCTCGGAACAGCCCGGAGAGCGCCTCTCCAAGGCTCTTTTCAAGGGCCTCTGGGGCGGCCGGGAAAAGGAGATCACCGCCCAGGCGAACGTCCTGCTTGAGAAATTCAAGCTGGACACCAAGAAGGACGACTACGCTGCCTCCCTTTCCGGAGGCCAGCGGAAACTCCTGGAAATGGCACGTTCGCTGATGGTCAGGCCCAAGCTGGTCATGCTGGACGAACCCATGGCAGGCGTCAACCCGGCGCTGACCCAGTCCCTCCTGGACCACATCAAGAACCTCAAGGCGGAAGGCATGACCGTGCTGTTCGTGGAGCACGACATGAACATGGTGCGCCATATTGCCGATTGGGTTGTGGTGATGGCCGAAGGAAAGATCGTGGCCGAGGGCCCTCCCGGCGAAGTCATGAAGAACCCGGCCGTCATCGACGCTTATCTGGGTGCCCATCACGACGTGGACCTTGGCGACACCGAGGGCATCAAGGAGCTTGCAGCCGAGCTGGTGGCCGACAAGGAATCGATTGTCGGAACTGAGAACGCGGGCATCATCGCCATCGATGTCGTCGCCGCCGAACCAGACGAAGCCCGCCATAAGGGGAAGGACAGCGAATGA
- a CDS encoding branched-chain amino acid ABC transporter permease, with the protein MDFGFILSSAAGELFSPTTAAYALAALGLAVHFGYSGLLNFGQAGFMAVGAYGFAISTLTFGVPFFVGVIIAVICSAIFAMLLGIPTLRLRADYLAIVTIAAAEIVRYIVTTNQLTAVTGSANGLAAFEGGFYDMNPFPAGSYMGMNNRDFFIRIVGWSLVIVCCTLVWLLMRSPWGRVLKGIREDENAVRSLGKNVYAYKMQALIIGGVLGALAGMIFTLPRGAVQPANYGTELTFFLYTCLLLGGLGTVLGPVIGAMIFWVVLSLTQGILYGLIESGAVTWLNTVQAGQLRYILVGVALMLLMIFRPQGVFGNKKELAFA; encoded by the coding sequence ATGGATTTCGGATTCATTCTCTCCAGCGCTGCCGGCGAACTCTTCAGCCCGACCACCGCGGCCTATGCTCTTGCGGCTCTCGGACTGGCGGTTCACTTCGGCTACTCAGGCCTGCTGAATTTTGGCCAGGCCGGCTTTATGGCGGTGGGCGCCTACGGCTTCGCCATCTCGACGCTCACCTTTGGCGTCCCCTTCTTTGTGGGCGTGATCATCGCCGTGATCTGCTCGGCCATCTTCGCGATGCTCCTGGGCATACCGACCCTGCGGCTGCGCGCGGACTACCTGGCCATCGTTACGATCGCGGCCGCGGAAATCGTCCGCTACATTGTCACGACCAACCAGCTGACCGCCGTGACCGGGTCGGCCAACGGCCTGGCCGCCTTCGAAGGTGGGTTCTACGACATGAACCCGTTCCCCGCGGGCTCGTACATGGGCATGAACAACCGCGACTTCTTCATCCGCATAGTCGGCTGGAGCCTGGTCATCGTCTGCTGCACCCTGGTGTGGCTGCTGATGAGGAGCCCCTGGGGCCGCGTACTCAAAGGCATCCGCGAGGACGAAAACGCGGTCCGGTCCCTCGGCAAGAACGTTTACGCCTACAAAATGCAGGCCCTCATCATCGGCGGCGTGCTCGGCGCCCTGGCGGGCATGATATTTACGCTCCCCCGCGGCGCAGTCCAGCCGGCCAACTACGGCACCGAACTGACGTTCTTCCTGTACACCTGCCTGCTGCTCGGCGGCCTCGGCACGGTGCTGGGACCCGTCATCGGCGCGATGATCTTCTGGGTGGTGCTGTCCCTCACACAGGGCATCCTGTACGGCCTGATCGAATCCGGCGCCGTCACCTGGCTGAACACAGTCCAGGCCGGTCAGCTGCGTTACATCCTTGTGGGTGTCGCACTGATGCTGCTGATGATCTTCAGGCCCCAGGGCGTCTTCGGCAACAAGAAGGAGCTGGCGTTCGCATGA
- a CDS encoding branched-chain amino acid ABC transporter permease — protein MGAIFASVVAILLVVAPASQATSPSPTPSPSITSFQNNISGFLRDDERAPIADVTISARSGDFEGSTKSSANGSWSIGVPVQGTYEIELDESTLPEGIKLADGQENPRSVTFSQTSNLSVIFAFGKGIVVQQQDFGQNLLNRLVAGLSFGLLLALASVGLSLIFGTTGLTNFAHGEMVTLGAVLVFAFNAIGLPFWLALILSLLGGGLFGYVQDAGLWKPLRRRGTGLVPMMIVSIGLALAVRYVIQFFFGGATQQLPFAQSAEIQLGPVSISPNNLWSLIISAVVIVLIGIVLLKTRLGKATRAVADNPALAAASGIDVDSVIRIVWVTGGMLASLGGILWAYYRPGVTFDMGSQILLLIFAGVTLGGLGTVFGALIGSIIVGIFVELTTVFGLAADLKYVGALFIMIVVLLFRPQGILGRRERVG, from the coding sequence ATAGGGGCCATCTTTGCCTCTGTCGTGGCGATACTGCTCGTCGTCGCGCCGGCATCACAGGCCACCTCGCCGTCGCCGACACCATCCCCGTCGATTACGTCTTTCCAGAACAACATCAGCGGCTTCCTAAGGGATGACGAGCGCGCCCCGATCGCCGATGTGACCATAAGCGCAAGGAGCGGGGACTTCGAAGGGTCTACCAAATCATCGGCCAACGGGTCGTGGAGCATTGGGGTCCCGGTTCAGGGCACCTACGAGATCGAACTGGACGAATCGACCCTGCCAGAGGGCATCAAACTCGCGGACGGCCAGGAAAACCCCCGCAGCGTCACGTTCAGCCAGACCTCGAACCTCTCCGTGATTTTCGCATTCGGTAAGGGGATCGTGGTCCAGCAGCAGGATTTCGGCCAAAATCTTCTCAACCGTCTCGTGGCTGGGCTGAGTTTTGGCCTCCTGTTGGCGCTGGCTTCCGTGGGACTTTCCCTAATCTTCGGAACTACGGGGCTGACGAACTTCGCCCATGGCGAAATGGTCACCCTGGGCGCAGTGCTGGTCTTCGCCTTTAACGCCATAGGTCTCCCCTTCTGGCTTGCCTTGATCCTTTCGCTCCTCGGCGGTGGCCTCTTCGGCTACGTCCAGGACGCCGGACTCTGGAAGCCGCTTCGCCGCCGGGGAACGGGACTCGTGCCCATGATGATCGTCAGCATCGGACTCGCCCTCGCCGTGCGCTATGTCATCCAGTTCTTCTTTGGCGGCGCCACGCAGCAACTGCCGTTTGCCCAGAGCGCAGAAATCCAACTGGGTCCGGTATCCATCTCGCCCAACAACCTCTGGTCGCTCATCATCAGTGCTGTAGTGATCGTTCTGATCGGAATCGTGCTTTTGAAAACCCGGCTAGGCAAGGCCACCCGCGCGGTGGCTGACAACCCTGCCTTGGCGGCCGCCTCCGGCATCGACGTCGACTCGGTCATCCGGATCGTCTGGGTCACCGGCGGCATGCTCGCCTCCCTCGGCGGAATCTTATGGGCCTACTACCGGCCAGGCGTGACCTTCGACATGGGTTCGCAGATCCTGCTGCTCATCTTCGCGGGCGTGACCCTGGGCGGCCTCGGCACCGTCTTCGGCGCCCTCATCGGGTCCATCATCGTCGGCATCTTCGTGGAGCTGACCACCGTTTTCGGCCTCGCTGCCGACCTCAAGTATGTGGGAGCACTGTTCATCATGATTGTTGTCCTCTTGTTCCGGCCACAGGGCATCCTGGGTCGTCGCGAGCGCGTGGGTTAG
- a CDS encoding Bax inhibitor-1/YccA family protein: MALGGNPIFNGKNFRGATQAPRVPQAPYGQAQYGQRAPGQVMDPQNGWGQQQNMSDEQLRQMYNQPAAGPADTGRMTYDDVIVKTAACLGVLLAGAAVTMFVSLGLASMLMIVGALGGFVLALVNTFKKQPSPALILAYAGLEGLFLGGLTRVLDLMYPGVGLQAVIGTLSVFTVTLLLFKSGKVRASPKAMKFFMIAMVGYGLFSVVNLVMMMTGMTTEPFGLRSGIIGVVIGILAIGLAAFSLVMDFTSIEAGVQSGAPQRFSWTAAFGLTVTLVWLYVEIIRVLAILRGDD, from the coding sequence ATGGCACTTGGCGGAAACCCGATCTTCAACGGAAAAAATTTCCGTGGAGCAACGCAGGCACCGCGTGTCCCGCAGGCACCCTACGGACAGGCACAGTACGGCCAGCGGGCTCCCGGCCAGGTCATGGATCCCCAGAATGGCTGGGGCCAGCAGCAGAACATGTCCGATGAGCAGCTGCGCCAGATGTACAACCAGCCGGCTGCAGGTCCCGCGGACACCGGCCGGATGACGTACGACGATGTAATCGTCAAGACAGCGGCTTGCCTCGGAGTCCTGTTGGCAGGTGCCGCAGTGACGATGTTCGTCAGCCTGGGGCTGGCCAGCATGCTGATGATCGTCGGTGCACTGGGCGGCTTTGTCCTGGCACTGGTCAACACATTCAAGAAGCAGCCATCACCAGCCCTGATCCTGGCCTATGCCGGACTCGAAGGCCTGTTCCTCGGTGGGCTCACCCGTGTACTCGACCTGATGTACCCGGGTGTCGGGCTGCAGGCCGTCATCGGCACGCTGTCCGTGTTCACCGTGACGCTGCTCCTGTTCAAGAGCGGCAAGGTGCGCGCCTCGCCCAAGGCCATGAAGTTCTTCATGATCGCCATGGTGGGTTACGGACTGTTCTCCGTGGTCAACCTCGTGATGATGATGACGGGTATGACGACGGAACCCTTCGGCCTGCGCAGTGGCATCATTGGTGTTGTCATCGGCATCCTGGCCATCGGTCTGGCCGCGTTCTCCCTGGTGATGGACTTCACCAGCATCGAAGCCGGCGTGCAGAGCGGCGCCCCGCAGCGCTTCTCGTGGACCGCCGCCTTCGGGCTGACGGTCACGCTGGTCTGGCTCTACGTGGAGATCATCCGTGTCCTGGCCATCCTCCGGGGCGACGACTAG
- the galK gene encoding galactokinase, whose translation MADLAARFEQEFGRLPDGVWQAPGRVNLIGEHTDYNEGFVLPFAIDKTARVAVGVRPDSTVRLLSTYGDHGMVSTDLGSLAAASAKGWTKYPLGVMWALQQQGITVPGVDLLLDSTVPLGAGLSSSHAIECAVISALNDLTGAGLEAEEMVLITQRAENDFVGAPTGIMDQSASLRGSKGHAVFLDCRDQSVQLVPFEAEPAGLVMLVIDTKVSHSHSDGGYASRRASCELGAEVMGVKALRDVRLEDLDEAAGLLDEVTYRRVRHIVTENDRVLQTVELLASAGPGSIGALLDASHASMRDDFEISCPELDLAVSTSRANGAIGARMTGGGFGGAAIALTPVTSEQQVRAAVVRAFADAGYAAPDIFTVTPAAGAMRIS comes from the coding sequence ATGGCGGATCTGGCCGCCCGCTTCGAGCAGGAGTTCGGCAGGCTGCCCGACGGCGTCTGGCAGGCACCGGGACGCGTGAACCTCATCGGCGAGCACACCGACTACAACGAGGGGTTTGTGCTCCCGTTCGCGATCGACAAGACCGCCCGGGTGGCTGTCGGAGTCCGTCCGGACTCCACGGTCAGGCTCCTGTCCACTTACGGCGACCACGGCATGGTCAGCACCGACCTCGGCTCTTTGGCCGCAGCTTCCGCCAAGGGCTGGACGAAGTATCCACTGGGTGTGATGTGGGCGTTGCAACAGCAAGGCATCACCGTTCCCGGGGTGGATCTGCTGCTTGACTCCACCGTTCCCCTGGGAGCCGGCCTGTCCTCGTCGCACGCGATCGAGTGCGCAGTCATCTCGGCGCTCAACGACCTGACGGGAGCCGGACTGGAGGCGGAGGAGATGGTCCTGATCACGCAGCGGGCGGAGAACGACTTTGTCGGCGCACCGACGGGCATCATGGACCAGTCAGCGTCGCTGCGCGGCTCAAAGGGGCATGCCGTGTTCCTGGACTGCCGTGACCAAAGCGTCCAGCTGGTTCCCTTCGAAGCAGAACCAGCGGGGCTGGTGATGCTGGTCATCGACACCAAAGTCTCCCACTCACACTCCGACGGCGGCTACGCCTCGCGCCGCGCGTCCTGCGAGCTGGGCGCCGAGGTTATGGGCGTCAAGGCACTGCGTGACGTCCGGTTGGAGGACCTGGACGAAGCCGCCGGCCTCCTGGACGAGGTCACTTACCGGCGGGTGCGCCATATCGTGACCGAAAACGACCGCGTGCTGCAGACCGTGGAGCTGCTGGCCAGTGCGGGCCCGGGTTCCATCGGTGCCCTGCTGGACGCCAGCCATGCTTCCATGCGGGACGACTTTGAGATCTCATGCCCGGAGCTGGATCTGGCCGTGTCCACTTCCCGTGCCAACGGGGCCATCGGCGCCCGGATGACCGGCGGCGGCTTCGGCGGGGCAGCGATTGCACTCACGCCGGTGACATCCGAGCAGCAGGTGCGTGCCGCCGTAGTGCGTGCCTTCGCAGACGCCGGCTACGCTGCACCTGACATCTTCACCGTGACCCCGGCAGCAGGAGCAATGCGCATTTCGTAG
- the galT gene encoding galactose-1-phosphate uridylyltransferase — protein sequence MTGITTTTLADGRELIYFDDGATAQPRTASTTTDHRPLPERGQPGEVRFDALTDEWVAVAAHRQSRTHLPPADQCPICPTTPNNPSEIPAPDYDVVVFENRFPSLGPAVGPVPSAPAWGTTGPAYGRCEVVAFTPEHTGSFSGLSEARARTVVEALAHRTEALSKLPGIKQVFPFENRGADIGVTLHHPHGQIYAYPYVTPRAGVIGAAARKFYDGSDGRQTLTGSLLRAEREDGSRMVMEGENFSAYVPFAARWPLEIHLVPHRQVPDLAALSGEERDELAHVYLDLLKRLDALYPTPTPYISAWHQAPLDDLLRPASYLHLQLTSPRRAADKLKFLAGSEAAMGAFINDTTPESVAERLRAVVVPESNPFPATTAPAPLGALPEGAHA from the coding sequence ATGACAGGTATCACCACCACCACGCTCGCCGATGGCCGGGAGCTGATCTACTTCGACGACGGCGCAACCGCCCAGCCCCGCACAGCGTCCACCACCACCGATCACCGGCCCCTGCCGGAGCGCGGCCAGCCCGGCGAGGTCCGGTTCGATGCCCTCACCGACGAGTGGGTGGCCGTCGCAGCCCACCGGCAGTCCCGCACGCACCTCCCGCCGGCCGACCAGTGCCCCATCTGCCCCACCACGCCGAACAACCCCTCCGAGATCCCCGCCCCCGACTACGACGTTGTGGTGTTTGAAAACCGCTTCCCGTCGCTGGGTCCGGCGGTGGGACCTGTGCCGTCCGCCCCGGCCTGGGGCACCACGGGGCCTGCCTACGGACGCTGCGAAGTAGTCGCATTCACGCCAGAGCACACGGGATCCTTCAGCGGCCTGAGTGAGGCGCGCGCCCGGACTGTCGTAGAGGCATTGGCGCACCGCACCGAAGCCCTCAGCAAACTGCCAGGGATCAAGCAGGTGTTCCCGTTTGAAAACCGGGGGGCCGACATCGGCGTCACGCTTCACCACCCGCACGGGCAGATCTATGCGTATCCTTACGTCACCCCCCGCGCAGGGGTCATCGGAGCGGCAGCACGCAAGTTCTATGATGGGTCGGACGGGCGGCAGACGCTCACGGGCTCGCTGCTGCGGGCAGAACGGGAGGACGGGAGCCGAATGGTGATGGAGGGCGAGAACTTCAGCGCCTACGTACCGTTCGCTGCCCGCTGGCCGTTGGAGATCCACCTGGTGCCGCACCGGCAGGTGCCCGACCTGGCCGCCCTGAGCGGGGAGGAAAGGGACGAACTGGCGCATGTCTACCTTGACCTGCTTAAACGGCTCGATGCGCTGTATCCGACGCCGACACCCTACATATCAGCCTGGCACCAGGCCCCCCTCGACGACCTCCTGCGCCCCGCCAGCTACCTGCACCTCCAGCTGACGTCGCCCCGCCGGGCAGCGGACAAGCTCAAGTTCCTGGCTGGCTCCGAGGCCGCCATGGGCGCCTTCATCAACGACACCACCCCGGAAAGCGTCGCGGAGCGGCTCCGTGCCGTGGTGGTCCCCGAGTCCAACCCGTTCCCTGCCACGACCGCCCCCGCCCCCCTGGGGGCACTGCCTGAAGGAGCACACGCGTGA
- a CDS encoding aldose 1-epimerase family protein — MTSSATPDAGIPAGFQTYATGRQYELRRGDALAVVTELAAGLRLYSRAGVLLTETYGDAEISPGAAGITLAPWANRVEDGVWYLDGKKQQLDITEVSRNNASHGLLRNSAYSLVDESQYSVTLEATVFPQHGYPFLVRHRVQYFLTEDLGLEVRQTLVNDSNAPAPFVLGAHPYLRLGDADVDHLTLTVAADTRLVADERLIPRSSEPVSGDSDFRNGQRLGGLEVDVALTDITFDGGAARHVLSAPDGRSVTLWQDESCGYVHVFVTTELPGRPKAVAIEPMTGPANAFNSGDGLRWLPAGETFTMAWGIEAALGGAG, encoded by the coding sequence ATGACTTCGAGTGCAACCCCGGACGCGGGCATTCCCGCCGGATTCCAGACCTACGCCACCGGTCGGCAGTACGAACTCCGGAGGGGTGACGCGTTGGCCGTAGTGACTGAGCTGGCGGCCGGCCTGCGGCTGTACAGCCGCGCAGGTGTCCTGCTCACCGAGACGTATGGGGACGCAGAGATTTCTCCCGGTGCCGCCGGGATCACTCTTGCGCCCTGGGCAAACAGGGTGGAGGACGGGGTCTGGTACCTCGACGGAAAGAAGCAGCAGCTGGACATCACGGAGGTTTCGCGGAACAACGCCAGCCATGGACTGCTCCGCAACTCCGCCTACAGTCTGGTTGATGAATCGCAATATTCAGTGACCCTCGAGGCGACGGTCTTCCCGCAGCATGGCTACCCGTTCCTGGTGCGGCACCGGGTCCAGTACTTCCTGACTGAGGATCTTGGTCTGGAAGTCCGCCAGACGCTGGTCAACGATTCCAACGCCCCGGCGCCGTTCGTCCTGGGCGCGCACCCATACCTGCGGCTGGGCGATGCGGACGTGGACCACCTGACCCTGACCGTTGCCGCCGATACCCGCCTGGTGGCGGACGAACGCTTGATCCCGCGCAGCTCCGAACCCGTTAGCGGGGACAGTGACTTCCGCAACGGTCAACGGCTGGGGGGCCTCGAGGTCGACGTCGCCTTGACGGACATAACGTTCGACGGCGGGGCGGCCCGCCATGTGCTCAGCGCACCTGACGGCCGCAGCGTGACCTTGTGGCAGGACGAATCCTGCGGCTACGTCCACGTTTTCGTGACAACTGAACTGCCCGGCAGGCCCAAGGCGGTGGCCATCGAACCTATGACCGGTCCGGCCAATGCCTTCAACTCCGGTGACGGGCTGCGCTGGCTCCCGGCCGGAGAAACGTTCACGATGGCCTGGGGGATCGAGGCTGCCCTGGGCGGGGCCGGGTAG